The following are encoded together in the Bos javanicus breed banteng chromosome 4, ARS-OSU_banteng_1.0, whole genome shotgun sequence genome:
- the LOC133246884 gene encoding pancreatic progenitor cell differentiation and proliferation factor-like, with amino-acid sequence MAAIPSSGSLVATHDCYRRRLGSTSRNSSRGSAEYPGEAIPHHPGLPKADPGHWWASCFFRKSTLPFMAPVLESPEHSESAQASTRTITCDLAREAVGKQQPSGQPGKANCRPPS; translated from the coding sequence ATGGCAGCCATCCCCTCCAGCGGCTCGCTCGTGGCCACCCACGACTGCTACCGGCGCCGCCTGGGCTCCACTTCCCGTAACAGCTCCCGCGGAAGTGCCGAGTACCCCGGGGAAGCCATCCCCCACCACCCGGGTCTCCCCAAAGCAGACCCGGGACACTGGTGGGCTAGCTGCTTCTTCAGGAAGTCCACTCTCCCGTTCATGGCCCCAGTGCTGGAGTCCCCAGAGCACTCGGAGTCTGCCCAGGCCTCCACCCGCACGATCACATGTGACCTGGCTCGGGAAGCTGTGGGGAAGCAGCAGCCCAGCGGCCAGCCTGGCAAAGCCAACTGCAGGCCCCCGTCCTGA